In Jejubacter calystegiae, the following are encoded in one genomic region:
- a CDS encoding lysozyme inhibitor LprI family protein, protein MKYRYLIAASLLLGQSAWAADCAEAQSQTEMNQCAADEYKKADQQLNQSYQSLLKRANPQQQELLKLSEEAWIKVRDADCKFVSSGAEGGSAQALVWNQCLTDKTRERSGFLESFSHCDEGDLSCPVPSRR, encoded by the coding sequence ATGAAATATCGTTATCTTATTGCCGCCAGCCTGTTGCTTGGCCAGTCTGCCTGGGCCGCAGACTGCGCAGAGGCGCAATCGCAAACCGAAATGAATCAATGTGCCGCCGATGAATATAAAAAAGCGGACCAGCAGTTGAATCAGAGTTATCAGTCGCTGCTTAAGCGCGCCAACCCGCAGCAGCAGGAGCTGTTAAAGCTCTCGGAAGAGGCGTGGATCAAAGTACGCGATGCTGACTGTAAATTTGTCAGCTCCGGGGCCGAAGGCGGTAGTGCCCAGGCACTGGTATGGAATCAATGCCTGACGGACAAAACCCGTGAGCGCAGCGGTTTTCTGGAATCCTTTTCCCATTGCGACGAAGGGGATCTGAGCTGTCCGGTGCCCTCCCGGCGCTAG